One part of the Magallana gigas chromosome 5, xbMagGiga1.1, whole genome shotgun sequence genome encodes these proteins:
- the LOC105337900 gene encoding putative uncharacterized protein DDB_G0271982, with the protein MTDQGNSKVQVYFIPQNPEILAENLEEVVLSGDVAQETVVVTTTDDESVGGDFDESSVVPIENLDVLNTIELSCDENFQSSLEPSPITSSDLGDGNEESFVQSYIALVPNNESRLDTELDNSHLTVKELTKREKDRKYKREQRANKEYREQEKVQAKQRMKDKRKDPEYREKERKRDAERRKLARLNNKEFRQKEKERDRQYKRDHRKKSNSSLQTDLANRAGISLSSSNSSENLTVGNCFTVLDWTGISSSDVDVKLTHTVDESDVTEYQMYDQDSM; encoded by the exons ATGACAG atcAAGGAAACAGTAAAGTTCAAGTCTATTTTATTCCTCAAAACCCGGAGATCCTAGCAGAAAACTTGGAGGAAGTGGTTTTATCAGGAGATGTTGCCCAGGAAACAGTTGTCGTGACAACCACAGATGATGAGAGTGTTGGCGGTGACTTTGATGAGTCCAGTGTTGTGCCTATTGAGAATCTAGACGTCTTGAATACCATAGAATTATCATGTGATGAAAACTTCCAGTCATCTTTAGAACCATCTCCAATCACTTCGTCAGATCTTGG agaTGGAAATGAAGAGTCCTTTGTTCAATCTTACATAGCACTTGTTCCCAACAATGAATCAAGATTGGATACAGAACTGGACAATTCTCATCTGACGGTCAAGGAACTCACCAAGCGAGAAAAGGACAGGAAGTACAAGAGGGAGCAGAGGGCCAACAAAGAATACAG AGAACAAGAAAAAGTTCAAGCCAAACAAAGAATGAAAGACAAAAGAAAAGATCCAGAATACagagaaaaagaaaggaaaagaGATGCAGAACGTCGAAAACTAGCTCGTTTGAATAACAAAGAGTTTCGTCAAAAGGAAAAAGAGCGTGACAGACAATATAAAAGAGACCATCGGAAAAAATCCAATTCCAGCTTACAAACTGACCTTGCAAACAGAGCAGGTATTTCTCTGAGCAGTTCTAATTCATCGGAAAATCTAACAGTGGGTAATTGTTTTACAGTGTTGGACTGGACGGGGATCAGCAGTAGTGATGTTGATGTGAAGTTAACACACACAGTGGATGAATCTGATGTGACAGAGTATCAAATGTATGATCAAgattcaatgtaa
- the LOC105337987 gene encoding kelch-like protein 3 encodes MIESRTFSVSGQTQNAFKVMHELRLRNLLCDVILSVGGKEFTGHKVVLCGCSPYLCAMFTNGMLESEKAQIEIQGLESWAMGELIEFMYTSVIEINVDNVEGILQGASLLGLHQLRKMCATFLQSQLTASNCLGIHGLADMYMCGELESASRHFINENFLEVIHCEEFMQLSCDRLITLLKSDTIRVNKENEVMEAVCNWIQWDPDSRFSEACRLLPHVKLPLLEISYLENVVVQSEFVKNCAKCQLLISKAITTLHDSTSLQLIRPRAMPISIYVLGGRNSSDCQLSSMERYDFLRDQWSHVSNMNIARTAVGACSIDGMLYAVGGECALVDTQEDTLYLRCVECYDPVLRQWVPKPDMKVARSFVAVAGVGKYLYAIGGEDRSTSYSIMEKYDINTETWSFGPNMKRKRSGAGVCVCDGKIYVAGGYDKTLHMDRASVECYDPSTDDWTFVTEMEKARSGLSLIAIDHNIYMIGGRYKTADQYFDVAERYNTITNQWTTLWSMNQPRAWPGIAVYDGKIYLIGGFDGSYRLRSAEVYDIDRDRWSFISNMLVGRAGCGASIV; translated from the exons ATGATCGAGTCAAGAACATTTTCTGTGTCTGGTCAGACACAAAATGCATTCAAGGTCATGCATGAGTTACGACTGCGTAATTTACTATGTGATGTTATACTCAGCGTAGGTGGAAAGGAATTCACTGGTCACAAAGTTGTGCTGTGTGGGTGTAGTCCATATCTTTGTGCTATGTTTACAAATGGCATGTTGGAGTCGGAGAAAGCACAGATTGAGATACAAGGACTAGAGTCATGGGCCATGGGAGAGTTGATTGAATTCATGTACACCAGTGTCATTGAGATCAATGTTGACAATGTAGAAGGAATTCTGCAAGGGGCCAGCCTTTTAGGACTGCATCAACTGCGGAAAATGTGTGCCACATTCCTACAGTCACAGCTGACTGCCTCCAATTGCCTTG GTATCCATGGCCTGGctgacatgtacatgtgtggAGAACTGGAGTCCGCCTCCAGACACTTCATCAACGAGAACTTTCTGGAAGTCATTCATTGTGAGGAGTTCATGCAGCTCTCCTGTGATCGACTGATCACTCTGCTCAAAAGTGACACCATCAGGGTGAACAAAGAGAACGAAGTAATGGAGGCCGTGTGCAACTGGATTCAGTGGGATCCGGACAGCAGGTTCTCGGAAGCCTGTCGACTCCTCCCCCACGTGAAGTTACCTTTGTTAGAAATCTCTTACCTAGAAAATGTTGTAGTGCAATCAGAGTTTgtgaaaaattgtgcaaaatGTCAGTTGTTAATTAGCAAAGCTATAACGACGTTACATGACTCCACATCCCTTCAGCTGATCCGACCTCGTGCCATGCCCATTAGTATATACGTCCTGGGAGGACGAAATAGTTCCGACTGTCAGCTCTCGAGTATGGAGAGATACGACTTTCTTCGAGACCAATGGTCACATGTA AGTAATATGAATATAGCCCGTACAGCAGTTGGAGCATGCAGTATAGATGGCATGCTGTATGCTGTGGGTGGAGAATGTGCCTTAGTGGACACTCAAGAAGACACCCTTTACCTACGGTGTGTGGAGTGTTATGACCCCGTTTTGAGACAGTGGGTCCCCAAACCCGACATGAAAGTCGCTCGCTCATTTGTTGCTGTTGCAGGGGTTGGAAAATACCTGTATGCCATTg GAGGAGAGGATAGATCTACTAGTTATAGCATAATGGAGAAATATGATATCAATACAGAGACCTGGTCATTTGGTCCCAACATGAAAAGGAAACGTTCTGGGGCTGGTGTATGTGTTTGTGATGGGAAGATCTATGTTGCAG GAGGTTATGATAAAACCCTTCACATGGATCGAGCCAGCGTGGAGTGCTATGATCCGAGCACCGACGACTGGACATTCGTGACAGAGATGGAGAAGGCTAGATCTGGACTCTCACTGATCGCCATAGACCACAACATCTACATGATTGGAGGCCGATACAAAACAGCTGATCAGTACTTTGATGTGGCAGAAAG GTACAATACTATTACAAACCAGTGGACAACCCTGTGGTCCATGAACCAGCCAAGAGCATGGCCAGGAATCGCTGTGTATGATGGGAAGATTTATCTCATTGGAGGCTTCGACGGCTCCTACAGACTGCGCAGTGCCGAGGTGTACGACATTGATCGAGATCGTTGGTCATTCATCAGCAACATGTTGGTTGGGAGGGCAGGATGTGGAGCGTCCATTGTGTGA